The Ornithinimicrobium faecis genome includes a window with the following:
- the infB gene encoding translation initiation factor IF-2, protein MAKVRVYELAKELGVESKALLAHLKEQGEFVRSASSTIEPPVVRKIRENPPAAAKKADTAKSTAPAKATAKSAEPQAGSTPTAPKPGGAKPGPATPGPAVPGPAKPADPVAPSQQAAPAASAAEAKPAPAASTPADAAPAQSTPAEAAPAAPKPGERSGEAAAATPSAPRPTAEKPAAPGPRKEAPRPGGKPGPRPGNNPFASSQGMGRERPRAERTDRGGERPDRGDRGDRGERGGDRAGSPRPGNNPFASSQGMPRPGGSRGNQAGPGGPRPGAPRPGGPRPNPGMMPDRAAVPRPGERPARGPGGRGRPGGGGPGGPGGPGGAPGGGFRGRPGGGGPRGRGGTQGAFGRGGGKVRGRKSKRAKRAEFEQMQAPSIGGVSVPRGNGQSITVRRGASLSDFADKINVDPAALVTVLFHLGEMATATQSLDEDAFGVLGAELGYDIRVVSPEEEERELFSSFNIDLDAETEAETDEDLEARPPVVTVMGHVDHGKTRLLDAIRKADVGESETGGITQHIGAYQVHTHHEGADRPITFIDTPGHEAFTAMRARGAKVTDIAILVVAANDGVMPQTIEALNHAQAADVPIVVAVNKIDVDGANPQKVRQQLTEYNLIAEEYGGETMFVDVSAKNDQNIDTLLEAVLLTADAALDLRANPNKDARGVAIEANLDRGRGPVATVLVQQGTLTVGDAIVAGSAHGRVRAMLDEHGNNVQEATPSRPVQVLGLASVPRAGDTFLVAPDDRTARQIAEKREGADRQASLAKARKRISLESLNEALAAGKVDTLNLILKGDVSGSVEALEDALLQIDVGEEVGLRIIDRGVGAITLNNINLAAASDAIILGYNVRAEGQNADVAEREGVEIRYYGVIYQAIEDIEDALKGMLKPEYEEVETGTAEIREIFRSSKFGNVAGSLVRSGEIRRGAKARITREGVVITEGLEIAGLRRFKDDVTEVREGFECGINLGSFNDVQPDDLITTYEMREIPRS, encoded by the coding sequence CCCCAAGCCGGGTGGCGCCAAGCCGGGCCCGGCCACCCCTGGTCCGGCCGTGCCTGGTCCGGCCAAGCCGGCCGACCCGGTGGCACCCTCCCAGCAGGCAGCCCCCGCGGCCTCCGCAGCAGAAGCCAAGCCCGCCCCCGCGGCGAGCACACCGGCGGACGCGGCACCGGCGCAGAGCACGCCAGCAGAGGCCGCCCCGGCAGCACCGAAGCCGGGCGAGCGTTCCGGCGAGGCTGCGGCGGCAACCCCGTCCGCACCGCGCCCCACGGCCGAGAAGCCAGCAGCTCCTGGCCCGCGCAAGGAGGCCCCGCGACCCGGTGGCAAGCCGGGGCCGAGGCCGGGCAACAACCCGTTCGCGTCCTCGCAGGGCATGGGCCGTGAGCGGCCTCGTGCCGAGCGCACGGACCGTGGTGGCGAGCGGCCCGACCGTGGTGACCGTGGAGACCGCGGCGAGCGTGGCGGAGACCGCGCCGGATCACCGCGTCCGGGCAACAACCCGTTTGCGTCGTCGCAGGGCATGCCACGTCCGGGCGGCAGCCGCGGCAACCAGGCCGGTCCGGGCGGTCCCCGTCCGGGTGCACCGCGTCCCGGTGGCCCACGCCCCAACCCGGGCATGATGCCCGACCGTGCAGCCGTGCCCCGTCCGGGCGAGCGTCCGGCCCGTGGCCCGGGTGGTCGTGGCCGCCCCGGTGGTGGCGGTCCCGGTGGCCCCGGTGGTCCCGGCGGAGCGCCCGGTGGTGGCTTCCGCGGTCGTCCCGGTGGCGGCGGCCCTCGTGGGCGTGGCGGCACACAGGGTGCCTTCGGTCGTGGAGGCGGCAAGGTCCGCGGACGCAAGTCCAAGAGGGCCAAGCGCGCAGAGTTCGAGCAGATGCAGGCGCCCAGCATCGGTGGCGTCAGTGTTCCGCGCGGCAACGGCCAGAGCATCACGGTGCGCCGCGGTGCCTCGCTGAGCGACTTCGCCGACAAGATCAACGTCGACCCCGCAGCGCTGGTGACCGTGCTGTTCCACCTCGGTGAGATGGCGACTGCCACGCAGTCGCTCGACGAGGACGCCTTCGGCGTGCTCGGCGCCGAGTTGGGCTACGACATCCGCGTCGTCTCCCCGGAGGAGGAGGAGCGCGAGCTCTTCAGCTCCTTCAACATCGACCTCGATGCCGAGACCGAGGCGGAGACCGATGAGGACCTGGAGGCGCGTCCGCCGGTCGTGACCGTCATGGGTCACGTCGACCACGGCAAGACGCGACTGCTGGACGCCATCCGCAAGGCCGACGTCGGCGAGAGCGAGACCGGTGGCATCACCCAGCACATCGGTGCCTATCAGGTGCACACCCATCACGAGGGCGCTGACCGTCCGATCACCTTCATTGACACCCCGGGTCACGAGGCGTTCACCGCCATGCGTGCCCGTGGTGCCAAGGTGACCGACATCGCGATCCTGGTGGTGGCGGCCAACGACGGCGTGATGCCGCAGACGATCGAGGCGCTCAACCACGCCCAGGCGGCGGACGTGCCGATCGTGGTGGCGGTCAACAAGATCGATGTGGACGGTGCCAACCCGCAGAAGGTGCGTCAGCAGCTGACCGAGTACAACCTGATCGCCGAGGAATACGGCGGCGAGACGATGTTCGTGGACGTGTCCGCCAAGAACGACCAGAACATCGACACGCTGCTCGAGGCGGTGCTGCTCACCGCAGACGCCGCGCTGGACCTGCGGGCCAACCCCAACAAGGACGCCCGCGGTGTGGCGATCGAGGCCAACCTGGACCGCGGTCGCGGTCCCGTGGCCACGGTCCTCGTGCAGCAGGGCACCCTGACCGTCGGGGATGCCATCGTGGCCGGCTCGGCGCACGGTCGTGTGCGTGCCATGCTCGATGAGCACGGCAACAATGTGCAGGAGGCGACTCCGTCACGTCCCGTGCAGGTGCTCGGCCTGGCATCGGTGCCGCGGGCGGGTGACACCTTCCTGGTGGCCCCGGACGACCGCACCGCCCGTCAGATCGCCGAGAAGCGCGAGGGTGCAGACCGGCAGGCGTCGCTGGCCAAGGCGCGCAAGCGGATCAGCCTGGAGAGCCTCAACGAGGCCCTTGCCGCTGGCAAGGTGGACACTCTCAACCTGATCCTCAAGGGCGATGTGTCTGGCTCGGTCGAGGCCCTCGAGGACGCGCTGCTGCAGATTGATGTTGGCGAGGAGGTCGGCCTGCGGATCATCGACCGCGGTGTTGGCGCGATCACCCTCAACAACATCAACCTGGCGGCCGCCTCGGATGCCATCATCCTGGGCTACAACGTCCGGGCCGAGGGGCAGAACGCCGACGTCGCCGAGCGCGAGGGCGTGGAGATCCGCTACTACGGCGTGATCTACCAGGCCATCGAGGACATCGAGGACGCCCTGAAGGGCATGCTCAAGCCGGAATACGAGGAGGTCGAGACGGGCACCGCGGAGATCCGCGAGATCTTCCGCTCCTCCAAGTTCGGCAACGTGGCTGGCTCCCTGGTCCGCAGCGGCGAGATCCGTCGCGGTGCCAAGGCACGCATCACCCGCGAGGGCGTGGTCATCACCGAGGGTCTGGAGATCGCCGGTCTGCGGCGGTTCAAGGACGACGTCACCGAGGTCCGCGAGGGCTTCGAGTGCGGCATCAACCTGGGCTCGTTCAACGACGTCCAGCCCGATGACCTCATCACCACCTATGAGATGCGCGAGATCCCGCGCAGCTGA